The Amblyraja radiata isolate CabotCenter1 chromosome 1, sAmbRad1.1.pri, whole genome shotgun sequence genome contains a region encoding:
- the scoc gene encoding short coiled-coil protein isoform X2, protein MDHAENLEEGDTFTTISLADDSVDSGSTISDSNLDSELLTMNTDMEVIDPESQVELEEKTRLINQVLELQHTLEELSARVDAVKEENLKLKSENQVLGQYIENLMSASSVFQTTDTKGKRK, encoded by the exons ATGGATCACGCTGAAAATCTAGAAGAGGGCGACACCTTCACAACTATTTCTCTGGCTGATGATTCAG TGGATTCTGGATCAACAATCTCTGATTCAAATCTTGACAGTGAGCTGCTTACAATGAACACTGATATGGAAG TCATCGACCCAGAGAGTCAAGTGGAATTAGAAGAGAAGACACGACTGATTAACCAGGTTTTGGAACTACAACATACTTTAGAAG AGCTGTCTGCACGTGTGGATGCTGTAAAAGAAGAGAATCTGAAACTAAAATCTGAAAACCAAGTTCTTGGACAGTACATAGAAAACCTTATGTCAGCTTCAAGCGTTTTCCAAACTACTGACACAAAAGGCAAGCGGAAGTGA
- the scoc gene encoding short coiled-coil protein isoform X1, whose protein sequence is MAAPSCLPPLLLLIGSRSLVPAPGDTARAAAAGGGGEVSGWMVDSGSTISDSNLDSELLTMNTDMEVIDPESQVELEEKTRLINQVLELQHTLEELSARVDAVKEENLKLKSENQVLGQYIENLMSASSVFQTTDTKGKRK, encoded by the exons ATGGCAGCTCCTTCCTgccttcctcccctcctcctcctcattggGAGCCGCTCGTTGGTCCCGGCACCCGGAGACACGGCTCGGGCAGCGGCGGCCGGTGGCGGTGGTGAGGTGAGTGGATGGATGG TGGATTCTGGATCAACAATCTCTGATTCAAATCTTGACAGTGAGCTGCTTACAATGAACACTGATATGGAAG TCATCGACCCAGAGAGTCAAGTGGAATTAGAAGAGAAGACACGACTGATTAACCAGGTTTTGGAACTACAACATACTTTAGAAG AGCTGTCTGCACGTGTGGATGCTGTAAAAGAAGAGAATCTGAAACTAAAATCTGAAAACCAAGTTCTTGGACAGTACATAGAAAACCTTATGTCAGCTTCAAGCGTTTTCCAAACTACTGACACAAAAGGCAAGCGGAAGTGA
- the scoc gene encoding short coiled-coil protein isoform X3 yields the protein MLQQHPLDSGSTISDSNLDSELLTMNTDMEVIDPESQVELEEKTRLINQVLELQHTLEELSARVDAVKEENLKLKSENQVLGQYIENLMSASSVFQTTDTKGKRK from the exons ATGCTCCAGCAACATCCAT TGGATTCTGGATCAACAATCTCTGATTCAAATCTTGACAGTGAGCTGCTTACAATGAACACTGATATGGAAG TCATCGACCCAGAGAGTCAAGTGGAATTAGAAGAGAAGACACGACTGATTAACCAGGTTTTGGAACTACAACATACTTTAGAAG AGCTGTCTGCACGTGTGGATGCTGTAAAAGAAGAGAATCTGAAACTAAAATCTGAAAACCAAGTTCTTGGACAGTACATAGAAAACCTTATGTCAGCTTCAAGCGTTTTCCAAACTACTGACACAAAAGGCAAGCGGAAGTGA
- the scoc gene encoding short coiled-coil protein isoform X4, translating to MNTDMEVIDPESQVELEEKTRLINQVLELQHTLEELSARVDAVKEENLKLKSENQVLGQYIENLMSASSVFQTTDTKGKRK from the exons ATGAACACTGATATGGAAG TCATCGACCCAGAGAGTCAAGTGGAATTAGAAGAGAAGACACGACTGATTAACCAGGTTTTGGAACTACAACATACTTTAGAAG AGCTGTCTGCACGTGTGGATGCTGTAAAAGAAGAGAATCTGAAACTAAAATCTGAAAACCAAGTTCTTGGACAGTACATAGAAAACCTTATGTCAGCTTCAAGCGTTTTCCAAACTACTGACACAAAAGGCAAGCGGAAGTGA